One Euphorbia lathyris chromosome 1, ddEupLath1.1, whole genome shotgun sequence DNA segment encodes these proteins:
- the LOC136205437 gene encoding aspartate aminotransferase, mitochondrial, translating into MAFGHAISCRLISRKGMMGARSMSSWWGSVEPAAKDPILGVTEAFLADPSPDKVNVGVGAYRDDNGKPVVLECVREAERRIAGSLNMEYLPMGGSVKMVEETLKLAYGEDSQFIKDKRIAAIQSLSGTGACRIFADFQKRFRPDSQIYIPVPTWSNHHNIWRDAQVPQKTYHYYHAESRGLDFSALMDDVKNAPNGSFFLLHACAHNPTGVDPTEEQWREISNLFKVKHHFAFFDMAYQGFASGDPERDAKSIRIFLEDGHHIGIAQSYAKNMGLYGQRVGCLSVLCEDDKQAVSVKSQLQQLARPMYSNPPVHGALIVSTILGDPELKKLWLQEVKGMADRIISMRSTLRENLENLGSPLPWKHITNQIGMFCYSGLTPEQVDRLTNEFHIYMTRNGRISMAGVTSGNVGYLANAIDKVTKSS; encoded by the exons ATGGCGTTTGGACATGCGATTAGTTGCCGGCTGATTAGTCGGAAGGGGATGATGGGTGCCAGATCAATGTCTTCATGGTGGGGGAGCGTTGAGCCGGCTGCTAAAGATCCGATCCTCGGGGTAACGGAGGCTTTTCTGGCTGATCCCAGCCCGGACAAAGTCAATGTCGGAGTT GGTGCTTACAGGGATGACAACGGGAAGCCGGTTGTTCTGGAATGCGTTAGAGAAGCGGAGCGGAGAATTGCTGGAAGCTTAAACAT GGAGTATCTTCCAATGGGAGGCAGTGTGAAAATGGTGGAAGAAACATTGAAGCTGGCCTATGGGGAGGATTCTCAGTTCATTAAAGATAAAAGGATTGCAGCAATTCAATCTCTCTCTGGAACTGGTGCATGCCGAATATTTGCTGATTTTCAAAAGCGTTTTCGTCCGGATTCCCAAATTTACATACCAGTCCCAACATGGTCCAA CCACCATAATATCTGGAGAGATGCTCAGGTCCCTCAAAAGACCTATCATTACTATCATGCGGAGTCTAGGGGCTTAGATTTTTCTGCATTGATGGATGACGTAAAG AATGCTCCAAATGGATCTTTCTTTTTGCTTCATGCTTGTGCTCATAATCCTACTGGGGTCGATCCAACAGAGGAACAATGGAGAGAGATATCGAACCTTTTTAAG gtaaaacatcattttgCCTTCTTTGATATGGCATATCAAGGGTTTGCTAGTGGTGACCCAGAGAGGGATGCAAAGTCCATCAGGATTTTTCTAGAAGATGGTCACCATATTGGCATTGCCCAGTCCTATGCAAAAAATATGGGGCTGTATGGCCAGAGAGTAGGATGCCTCAG TGTGCTCTGTGAAGATGATAAACAAGCAGTGTCTGTAAAGAGTCAGTTGCAGCAACTTGCGAGACCCATGTACAGCAACCCTCCTGTTCATGGTGCTCTCATAGTTTCAACTATCCTTGGAGATCCAGAATTGAAGAAATTATGGCTTCAAGAAGTAAAG GGAATGGCTGACCGTATCATTTCAATGCGATCAACTTTAAGAGAAAACCTTGAAAACTTGGGATCTCCATTGCCGTGGAAGCACATTACTAATCAG ATTGGTATGTTTTGCTATAGTGGATTAACACCTGAACAAGTTGACCGTTTGACAAATGAATTCCACATCTATATGACCCGTAATGGTCGAATTAG TATGGCTGGCGTTACAAGTGGGAATGTGGGATATTTGGCAAATGCTATCGACAAGGTCACAAAATCTTCTTAG